GGCAGCCGCGGCGTTCAGGGCCCGCGCGATCGCGTCGACGTCGTCGCCGCCGGTACCGACGGATGCGCCCTGCCCGAAATTCTCGGGGTAGAACCGCACCGGCGTCCGGCCGATCAGGTTTCCGAGCGTGTCCTTGCCCCGGCCGTCCGAGGGCGTGACGGTCGCCCCCGTCCCCTCGCCGGTGATGGCCTCGGCGGAGACCTTGCCCGAGACCGTGACGTCGCCCGAGAAGGTCGGAGAGGCAAGCGGAGCCTTCGTCCCGAGGATAGCCGAGATCGCCTTGTCGCCGACCGTCAGGGCGTCGGCGGACGGGACCCGAAGCGACCTCGCACCGAGCTTGTCGAAGTTCGTGCCCGGATCGCGGCTGGTACTCGGCCGCTCACCCGGGTCGAGGGCGCGGGCCGCGGATCCGGCGAGGATCAGCGCCGCAGCGCAGAGGGTGCGAAAGGTGTGCATGGGGGATCCAGTCGGGCAGAGGGGCTCGGGGCGATGCTGTTGCCGTCGAGCCGGAGGTCGCCGGGCTCGCGGCCGTCGGGCGAGGTCGGCAAGGCCTCCGACATCAGCCGGAAGGCTAGGCGGCGGCCCGCGGGGCTGTCGATCGTAAAGGCCGGGTTCGCTTCGGTGGTCGAGGCGTTGATGTCGCCGTCGCGCCAGGACGCGTTCGAGCCGAGGCCGCGCGGATCGACCGGCAGGGACAGCCATCAGAGCCGCATGACGAGGTCGAACGCTGCAACAGCGAGGCCGCTGACGACGCCCGACATCCAGGCGTGGCGCGCCTCGCTCCACGGCGCCCGCAGGATCGCCGACGGCGGCATCGCCCCCGCGGGGATCCACGCGCCGCTCATGCCGAGCCAGGGCGACGGCCCGGTTCCCTCGATGGCGAGCGTCGCCGCGTCGGTTCCGACCTCGCCGCGGATCTGGCGATTCGCAAAACCACGACGAAGACGGGCGCGTTCACCGCCCACGACCTCAAGCTCCGTCCGATCGTACTCGAACTGGTGACGCACGGTCCGGCTGACCGGCGGGTCGGTCCGCTCATCATCAACGAGGCGACCGGCAAGCCCTACGCCGAATGGGTCTTCACCCCCCGGGAGTGGTGCAGGATCGCGAAGGCGGTGGGTATCCCGGCCGAGATTCGCAACGTGGATGCTCGGGCTGGCGCGATCCCCGGAGGCGACGAGGCCGGGGCAGACCTTGAGTCGCTGAAGACGGTCGCAACGCACGCGACCACGTCGACCGCGGCTCGCTACGCGCGGGACGGGCTCGGCAAGTCGCGCGCCGTGGCGAACCTGCGGCTCAAGCATCGGGCACGCCGGAACGAGGCCTGAAGAGGCGCGGGGAACGCGACGGAGAACACGAGCCCAGCGGTAGGGAAGTCTAAGGCCTTGCTCTGCAAGGTGAAATAGCTGGAGCGGGTGAAGGGAATCGAACCCTCGTATTCAGCTTGGAAGGCTGCTGCTCTACCATTGAGCTACACCCGCGGCGGCTGCCCAGATAGCATGGCCGGCCGGGGTTGAGAAGCGGGGCCGCCTCCGGAATCGGGCCGATTCCCGCCTCCCTACTCCACCACCAGCTTGTAGGGCAGGCCGGCGCGCACGGCCGCGCCCTTGTCGAGGCCGTTGATGACCTGAAAGCGCTCGAGCGGCCGGTCGACAGCCGTCATGCGCTGGGCCAGACTCTCGGCGGTGTCGCCGGGGGCGGCGGTGACGACCTGGATGCGCAGGGGCTTGAGGCTGCGGGCCTCCTCCGGCGTCACCAGGGCGATGCTGGAGAGCCAGCGGCCGAAGACAGGCTCCGGGTCGCTCGTGCCCTTGGCCGCCATGATCATCCGGAAGGTGTTGGGCCCGACCCGCACCGCGGCGAGGCGGAAGAACCACTCCTTGCCCTTCGAAACGGCGGTGACCGCCGGGAAGCCGTTCAGCATCCGGTTCTCGAAGCTGCCGGTCTCGATGGCGTCGTTCCAGGTCGCCTTCAGCACCTCCTCGAGGCCCTGGCCGGCATTGGTCTCGACGGCGTCGAACAGGAGGCGGCTCTTGCCGTCCGGGGTGGTGCCGAGCACCGCCCGGGCGGTGTTGTCGAGCCCGAAGCCCTCCGGCGCCTCGAAGGCGACGCCGAGGCGCGGGTGGATGAAGCGGCGGCCGCGGATCAGCCCGTCGGCGGGATTGTCGCCGTAGGCGATGCCGTCGATCGCCGCGAGGTAGCGGTTGCGGTCGTCGGTGCCGAGGCCGGGGGCGCCGATGCGCCGGGCGGCCTGCGTCACCTGGGTGATGCGCTCCGGGGTGCTCGGGTGCGTCGCCAGCATGTCGGGCTCGGAGTTCAGCCCGGACCCGGCGCGGAGCGCCGTGGTGCGGTTGAGCGCGGTGAGGAAGCGGGCGGCCCCGAACGGGTCGTAGCCGGCGCGGGCGAGCGTGCGCACCCCGGTCTGGTCGGCCTCGAATTCCTGGGTGCGCGAGAACCGGGCCAGCACGAAGCGGGACTGGTCCTGCAGAAGCGCGCCGGTCGCCGGGTCGTTGAGCACGTCGGCCACGACCTTGCTGACGAGTTCGGAGCGCAGCGCCATCTCGGTGCGGGCGCTGGCGTGGCGGAGCGTCACGTGGGCGATCTCGTGCGCCAGCACCGCGGCGAGCTCCGAGGTATCGTCGGCGAGCGCCAGGAGACCGCGGGTGACGTAGAGGCGACCCGTCGGCAGCGCGAAGGCGTTCACCACCGGCGAATCGAGCAGCGTCACCGCGTAGGTCTCGTCCGGCCGCTCGGTCGCCTTGACCAGGCGGTCGGTGACGTCGCTGACGAGGCGGAGCGCCGAGGGCGCCCTGTACTCGCCGCCGAACGAGGCCACGAGCTTGGCGTGGTCGGCGTCGTTGGCCGGCCGGTCGCGCCCGGTGGTGCGCGGCGCCTCCGGCGGCACGACGGCCGCCACCGGCGCCAGCGCGCCGGTCTGGTCGGCGGTGCAGGCGGCGAGGAGCAGGGCAAGAGCTGCCACTGGCCCGAGAGCTGCCACTCGCCCGAGAGCCGCCGCGGGCCCGGGAGCTGCCGCGGGCCCGGGAGCCGCTGCAGGCGTGCGGGCCGCGCGGCCGGCCGGCTTTGTTCGCGTGAAAGGCCACCCCATGGCGTTCAGCGCCGCTGCGCCTGCTCCTCGTCCAGCATCTCGATCATCTCGGCCGCGCCGACATCCAGGGTCGGCCCGCGCCACAGCTCGACGATGCCGCGAGCCCGCACGCGCCGCCCCCGAAGCGCGACAGCAGAGAAACCACGTTCGAGCATGATCCGCCAAGTGCGTTTCGACACCGTGACGGTAACACCTTCCGCGCCGAAAGGGGCGAAGTTGAGGTAGGTGCGGCGCTCGCGCTCGCCGACGGCGCGCACCCGGCCCTCCACCACCGCGAAGCGCCCCGCGAGCGACGCGAGCCGCGCGACGTCCTCGGCCGGCACCGGCGGCGCCCCGGTCCAGAGCCCGCGCCCCGTGCGGCGCGGCTCCTCCTCCAGAGCCAGCAGCCCCGGGCGGCACAGGCTGTCCCCCTCCCCGGCATCGACCGGCACCAGCCCGGCCGCGACGAGCCCGCCGGCGAGGTCGACCGGATCGCCCTCCGCCGTGACCGCGTCGAGGGTGATTCGGCCCCACCGGTCCGGCTCCGGCGCCTCGCGGGTGGCGAGCGCCCGCCCGGCGAGGCCCGCGAGCCAGACCCGCGCGGCGTCCGCCGCCGCCGGATCGTCCGGCCAGCGCAGGCCGTCGAGCCGGGCCCGCCGCCCGGAGGCGAGGACGAGCTCGCCCCGGGCGGCCACCGCCTCGATCCGGTCCCGTCCGGCTGTACGGCCCCGGCAGGCCGGCGGCTCGCGGGTGCGGGGAGCGGCGCCTTCGGCCGCACCGGCGAGGAGCACCAGGGCGAGCCCCGCCGCGATTCGTCGTCTCATGGTGGAAGCCGCCCCCGATCCGCGATCGACGAGGTTGGCGGAAGACGGGCGAGATGGTAAGAGGCTCGCCGTGGGTCTCCGTAGCTCAGCTGGACAGAGCACAGGTTTCCTAAACCGAATTGGGCGTCGCGCCGGGAAACCGCGCGGCGGATCCGCTCAAAGTCGGGGAAAGCGTCGAGCCTCTCCAGGCCTCACGCCGATCCCGAGCCAAGCCCGGCCTCCAGGCTGGGAAGGTGTAGAGACTAGACGGGC
The sequence above is drawn from the Methylobacterium terrae genome and encodes:
- a CDS encoding DNA-binding protein; the protein is MRRRIAAGLALVLLAGAAEGAAPRTREPPACRGRTAGRDRIEAVAARGELVLASGRRARLDGLRWPDDPAAADAARVWLAGLAGRALATREAPEPDRWGRITLDAVTAEGDPVDLAGGLVAAGLVPVDAGEGDSLCRPGLLALEEEPRRTGRGLWTGAPPVPAEDVARLASLAGRFAVVEGRVRAVGERERRTYLNFAPFGAEGVTVTVSKRTWRIMLERGFSAVALRGRRVRARGIVELWRGPTLDVGAAEMIEMLDEEQAQRR
- a CDS encoding M48 family metalloprotease, which produces MGWPFTRTKPAGRAARTPAAAPGPAAAPGPAAALGRVAALGPVAALALLLAACTADQTGALAPVAAVVPPEAPRTTGRDRPANDADHAKLVASFGGEYRAPSALRLVSDVTDRLVKATERPDETYAVTLLDSPVVNAFALPTGRLYVTRGLLALADDTSELAAVLAHEIAHVTLRHASARTEMALRSELVSKVVADVLNDPATGALLQDQSRFVLARFSRTQEFEADQTGVRTLARAGYDPFGAARFLTALNRTTALRAGSGLNSEPDMLATHPSTPERITQVTQAARRIGAPGLGTDDRNRYLAAIDGIAYGDNPADGLIRGRRFIHPRLGVAFEAPEGFGLDNTARAVLGTTPDGKSRLLFDAVETNAGQGLEEVLKATWNDAIETGSFENRMLNGFPAVTAVSKGKEWFFRLAAVRVGPNTFRMIMAAKGTSDPEPVFGRWLSSIALVTPEEARSLKPLRIQVVTAAPGDTAESLAQRMTAVDRPLERFQVINGLDKGAAVRAGLPYKLVVE